In the Styela clava chromosome 8, kaStyClav1.hap1.2, whole genome shotgun sequence genome, one interval contains:
- the LOC120346450 gene encoding uronyl 2-sulfotransferase-like isoform X2 translates to MKPFGRQRKLWKFFASFALLVVIYVMRDRNLNTVYNNTVRCANGYNAEGSCKDSDRMQVNREAIGRNLESVPNDETHHFHTDTIATEAIWPGIVVYNRVPKCASSTLRQLITRLQRRNKFRYEIHNWPNVKQSLTSNEESELVGQVTSLPQPLLFLRHLHFVDFEKYNVTKPAYINMIRHPINRFVSHYYFSRFGFVNWTEEKIRKWLWPMSKERREMSLDECVKNGAEKCVVENHENFMQFFCGQDVRCKYFTGATNIFQASPNSGSHTKTANKVKPTNETVSVLSVALSREIELYNFVKQRLDFQITFLKKSGKIT, encoded by the exons ATGAAGCCTTTTGGGCGCCAGAGGAAGTTGTGGAAATTTTTTGCATCGTTTGCCCTTTTGGTCGTGATTTACGTCATGCGTGATAGAAATTTGAATACTGTATACAACAATACCGTGCGGTGTGCCAACGGATATAATGCAGAAG GAAGTTGTAAAGATTCTGATCGAATGCAAGTAAACCGTGAGGCAATCGGGCGAAATTTAGAATCAGTTCCAAATGACGAAACCCACCATTTTCATACCGACACAATCGCAACGGAAGCAATATGGCCTGGTATCGTTGTTTACAATCGGGTACCAAAATGTGCCAGTTCAACATTGCGTCAACTCATAACGAGATTACAGAGAAGAAACAAATTTCGATATGAAATTCATAACTGGCCTAATGTGAAGCAATCATTGACAAGCAATGAAGAA aGCGAATTAGTTGGACAAGTGACGTCACTACCTCAACCATTATTATTTTTACGTCACCTGCACTTTGTTGACTTCGAAAA GTATAATGTAACGAAACCGGCCTATATCAATATGATCCGCCACCCTATTAATAGATTTGTGTCGCATTATTACTTTTCACGTTTTGGTTTTGTAAATTGGACGGaagaaaaaatcagaaaatggtTATGGCCAATGTCTAAAGAACGACGAGAAATG AGTTTGGATGAATGTGTAAAAAACGGAGCGGAAAAGTGTGTTGtagaaaatcatgaaaatttcaTGCAATTCTTTTGTGGGCAAGATGTAAGATGCAA GTACTTTACTGGagcaacaaatatatttcaagctTCTCCAAACA GTGGAAGCCACACAAAAACTGCCAACAAAGTGAAGCCTACAAATGAAACTGTTTCGGTTTTATCTGTTGCTTTGAGTAGAGAAATTGAACTCTATAATTTTGTTAAACAAAGACTTGATTTTCAAATAacgtttttgaaaaaatctgGCAAAATCACGTGA
- the LOC120346450 gene encoding uronyl 2-sulfotransferase-like isoform X1 translates to MKPFGRQRKLWKFFASFALLVVIYVMRDRNLNTVYNNTVRCANGYNAEGSCKDSDRMQVNREAIGRNLESVPNDETHHFHTDTIATEAIWPGIVVYNRVPKCASSTLRQLITRLQRRNKFRYEIHNWPNVKQSLTSNEESELVGQVTSLPQPLLFLRHLHFVDFEKYNVTKPAYINMIRHPINRFVSHYYFSRFGFVNWTEEKIRKWLWPMSKERREMSLDECVKNGAEKCVVENHENFMQFFCGQDVRCKNRDDWALEKAKTNIAKNFVFIGVLEKFEDSIKVAETILPKYFTGATNIFQASPNSGSHTKTANKVKPTNETVSVLSVALSREIELYNFVKQRLDFQITFLKKSGKIT, encoded by the exons ATGAAGCCTTTTGGGCGCCAGAGGAAGTTGTGGAAATTTTTTGCATCGTTTGCCCTTTTGGTCGTGATTTACGTCATGCGTGATAGAAATTTGAATACTGTATACAACAATACCGTGCGGTGTGCCAACGGATATAATGCAGAAG GAAGTTGTAAAGATTCTGATCGAATGCAAGTAAACCGTGAGGCAATCGGGCGAAATTTAGAATCAGTTCCAAATGACGAAACCCACCATTTTCATACCGACACAATCGCAACGGAAGCAATATGGCCTGGTATCGTTGTTTACAATCGGGTACCAAAATGTGCCAGTTCAACATTGCGTCAACTCATAACGAGATTACAGAGAAGAAACAAATTTCGATATGAAATTCATAACTGGCCTAATGTGAAGCAATCATTGACAAGCAATGAAGAA aGCGAATTAGTTGGACAAGTGACGTCACTACCTCAACCATTATTATTTTTACGTCACCTGCACTTTGTTGACTTCGAAAA GTATAATGTAACGAAACCGGCCTATATCAATATGATCCGCCACCCTATTAATAGATTTGTGTCGCATTATTACTTTTCACGTTTTGGTTTTGTAAATTGGACGGaagaaaaaatcagaaaatggtTATGGCCAATGTCTAAAGAACGACGAGAAATG AGTTTGGATGAATGTGTAAAAAACGGAGCGGAAAAGTGTGTTGtagaaaatcatgaaaatttcaTGCAATTCTTTTGTGGGCAAGATGTAAGATGCAA AAATCGCGATGACTGGGCGTTGGAAAAAGCCAAAACCAATATTGCTAAGAATTTTGTCTTCATTGGAGTTTTGGAAAAGTTTGAAGATTCAATCAAAGTGGCGGAGACTATTTTACCAAA GTACTTTACTGGagcaacaaatatatttcaagctTCTCCAAACA GTGGAAGCCACACAAAAACTGCCAACAAAGTGAAGCCTACAAATGAAACTGTTTCGGTTTTATCTGTTGCTTTGAGTAGAGAAATTGAACTCTATAATTTTGTTAAACAAAGACTTGATTTTCAAATAacgtttttgaaaaaatctgGCAAAATCACGTGA